The following are from one region of the Edwardsiella tarda ATCC 15947 = NBRC 105688 genome:
- the plsX gene encoding phosphate acyltransferase PlsX, whose amino-acid sequence MTRLTLALDAMSGDFGPCITVPAALQALASTSSLSLLLVGQPDAIAPYLSAADATLLSRLRVVAAETVIPNDAKPSHAIRNSRGSSMRVALELVKNGEAQAVVSAGNTGALMGLATLLLKPLEGIERPALVTVLPNQRQGKTVVLDLGANVACSSTMLVQFAVMGAVLAEEIVGIPAPRVALLNIGEEECKGLDNIREAAAVLKTTPAIDYIGYLEGNDLLSGKTDVLVCDGFVGNVTLKTMEGVVRMFLSLLKPAGDKPRSAWWLRWLGRWIQKRVAKRFGQLNPDQYNGACLLGLRGTVIKSHGAANQRAFAVAIQQAVQAVQRQIPVRIALRLKAVLPKSD is encoded by the coding sequence TTGACTCGTCTAACCCTAGCGTTAGATGCGATGAGCGGGGACTTTGGTCCCTGCATCACAGTGCCTGCCGCGTTGCAGGCACTGGCTTCAACCTCGTCACTGTCCCTTTTGTTGGTCGGCCAGCCCGACGCCATCGCGCCTTATCTCTCCGCCGCGGACGCTACGCTGCTTTCCCGCTTGCGCGTGGTCGCCGCCGAAACCGTAATCCCCAACGATGCCAAGCCATCACACGCTATTCGTAATAGCCGTGGCAGCTCGATGCGCGTTGCGCTAGAGCTGGTGAAAAATGGCGAGGCGCAGGCGGTGGTTAGCGCGGGAAATACCGGTGCGTTAATGGGTCTGGCGACACTGTTACTCAAACCGCTGGAGGGTATCGAACGCCCGGCATTGGTGACAGTATTGCCGAATCAACGGCAGGGGAAGACCGTGGTGCTGGATCTGGGGGCTAACGTGGCCTGCAGTAGCACCATGCTGGTACAATTCGCCGTGATGGGCGCCGTACTGGCCGAAGAGATAGTTGGTATCCCGGCACCGCGTGTCGCGTTGCTGAATATTGGCGAGGAGGAGTGTAAGGGACTGGACAATATCCGCGAAGCCGCCGCTGTGCTGAAGACAACGCCGGCCATCGACTATATTGGTTATCTGGAAGGCAACGATCTGCTGAGCGGAAAAACCGACGTGTTGGTGTGTGACGGCTTCGTGGGTAATGTTACGCTGAAGACCATGGAGGGAGTGGTGCGCATGTTCCTCTCCCTGCTAAAACCGGCGGGCGATAAGCCGCGTAGCGCGTGGTGGCTACGCTGGTTAGGTCGTTGGATACAAAAAAGAGTGGCAAAGCGTTTCGGGCAGTTGAACCCCGACCAGTATAATGGCGCTTGTCTGTTAGGATTACGTGGCACCGTAATCAAGAGCCATGGGGCGGCAAACCAACGGGCATTCGCCGTCGCCATACAACAGGCTGTGCAGGCGGTGCAACGGCAGATCCCCGTGCGGATCGCGCTGCGCCTTAAGGCTGTATTACCCAAGAGTGACTAA
- a CDS encoding beta-ketoacyl-ACP synthase III, whose translation MHTRILGTGSYLPVQVRTNADLEKMVETSDEWIVSRTGIRERRIAAPDESVATMAFEAAKHALEMAQVDKDDIGLIIVATTSANHAFPSAACEVQNLLGMRNGCPAFDVAAACAGFTYALSIADQYIKGGAIRHALVIGSDALARTVDPQDRGTVILFGDGAGAVVLGAAEQPGILSTHIHADGRYGELLTLPNRPRHTEDQAYLTMAGNEVFKVAVTELAHIVDETLQANQLSREDLDWLVPHQANLRIISATAKKLGMSLESVVVTLDRHGNTSAASVPAALDEAVRDGRIQRGQLILLEAFGGGFTWGSALVRF comes from the coding sequence ATGCATACAAGAATTCTCGGTACGGGGAGCTACCTGCCCGTACAAGTACGCACCAATGCTGATTTAGAGAAGATGGTGGAGACCTCTGACGAGTGGATCGTCAGTCGTACCGGCATTCGCGAGCGTCGTATCGCCGCGCCGGACGAGTCTGTCGCCACCATGGCATTTGAGGCCGCCAAACACGCCCTTGAGATGGCTCAGGTCGATAAAGACGACATTGGCCTGATCATCGTGGCGACCACGTCGGCGAACCACGCCTTTCCGAGCGCCGCCTGTGAGGTGCAGAACCTGCTGGGGATGCGTAACGGCTGCCCGGCATTTGATGTCGCTGCCGCCTGTGCAGGTTTCACCTACGCCCTGAGTATCGCCGATCAATACATCAAAGGGGGCGCGATTCGCCATGCCCTGGTGATTGGCTCTGATGCGCTGGCGCGTACCGTCGATCCGCAAGATCGCGGCACGGTGATCCTGTTTGGTGACGGGGCGGGTGCCGTGGTTCTCGGCGCCGCCGAGCAGCCGGGGATCCTCTCGACGCACATTCATGCTGATGGCCGCTATGGCGAGCTGTTGACCTTGCCGAATCGCCCGCGTCATACCGAGGATCAGGCTTACCTGACCATGGCTGGCAACGAGGTCTTTAAGGTGGCGGTGACCGAGCTGGCTCACATCGTCGATGAAACCCTGCAGGCGAATCAATTGTCCCGCGAGGATCTCGACTGGCTGGTGCCGCATCAGGCTAACCTGCGCATCATCAGCGCCACCGCCAAGAAACTGGGGATGAGCCTGGAGAGCGTGGTGGTGACGCTGGATCGTCACGGCAACACCTCCGCCGCCTCGGTACCGGCGGCGTTGGACGAAGCGGTGCGCGATGGCCGTATCCAACGCGGTCAGTTGATTTTGCTGGAAGCCTTCGGTGGGGGATTCACCTGGGGTTCCGCCTTGGTTCGTTTTTGA
- the fabD gene encoding ACP S-malonyltransferase: protein MSTFAMVFPGQGSQSVGMLADLAAHYPLVEQTFAEASEALGYDLWSLVQQGPAEALNKTWQTQPALLTASVAIYRVWQQNHGKQPAMMAGHSLGEYSALVCAGVIDFKQAVRLVELRGQLMQQAVPEGTGAMYAIIGLDNDAIAQACADAAQGQVVAPVNFNSPGQVVIAGNKEAVERAGAACKAAGAKRALPLPVSVPSHCALMKPAADQLAEALQAIPFNAPLCPVINNVDVQAVSDADAIRDALVRQLYNPVRWTESVQQMSAEGVTQLLEIGPGKVLTGLTKRIVDTMTAAAVNDCASLSAALEQ from the coding sequence ATGTCTACATTTGCAATGGTATTCCCGGGACAAGGCTCGCAGAGCGTCGGGATGCTGGCCGATCTGGCCGCACACTATCCGCTGGTCGAGCAGACCTTCGCCGAGGCCTCCGAGGCGCTGGGTTATGATCTGTGGAGCCTGGTGCAGCAGGGGCCAGCCGAAGCGCTGAACAAGACCTGGCAGACCCAACCGGCGCTGTTGACCGCCTCCGTGGCGATCTACCGTGTCTGGCAGCAGAACCATGGCAAGCAGCCGGCGATGATGGCCGGGCATAGCCTAGGGGAATACTCCGCGCTGGTGTGTGCCGGGGTGATCGACTTTAAACAGGCGGTACGCCTGGTCGAGTTGCGTGGCCAGCTGATGCAGCAGGCGGTACCGGAAGGCACCGGCGCCATGTATGCCATCATCGGGTTGGACAATGATGCCATCGCACAGGCCTGTGCCGATGCCGCTCAGGGTCAAGTGGTGGCGCCGGTTAACTTTAACTCACCGGGTCAGGTGGTGATCGCCGGTAATAAAGAAGCCGTCGAGCGTGCTGGTGCCGCCTGTAAAGCGGCTGGCGCCAAGCGTGCGCTGCCGCTGCCGGTCAGCGTGCCGTCCCACTGTGCGCTGATGAAGCCGGCGGCCGATCAGTTGGCTGAGGCGCTGCAGGCGATCCCGTTCAATGCCCCGCTCTGCCCGGTGATCAACAACGTCGATGTGCAAGCGGTCAGCGACGCCGACGCGATCCGTGATGCGCTGGTACGCCAGCTGTATAATCCGGTCCGTTGGACGGAGAGCGTGCAGCAGATGTCCGCCGAAGGGGTGACCCAGTTGCTGGAAATCGGCCCAGGCAAGGTGTTGACTGGCCTGACCAAGCGTATCGTGGACACCATGACGGCCGCCGCGGTGAATGATTGCGCGTCCCTGAGCGCCGCTCTCGAACAGTAA
- the fabG gene encoding 3-oxoacyl-ACP reductase FabG, with protein sequence MSLEGKIALVTGASRGIGRAIAETLVARGARVIGTATSDKGAEAISAYLGDNGKGMALNVTDSASIDSVLERVRAEFGEIDILVNNAGITRDNLLMRMKDDEWQDILNTNLTSVFRLSKAVMRAMMKKRCGRIITIGSVVGTMGNAGQANYAAAKAGLIGFSKSLAREVASRGITVNVVAPGFIETDMTRALSDEQRSGILAEVPAGRLGDAKEIAYAVAFLASDEAAYITGETLHVNGGMYMI encoded by the coding sequence ATGAGCTTAGAAGGTAAAATTGCACTGGTAACCGGTGCCAGCCGTGGCATCGGCCGCGCTATCGCCGAGACGTTGGTTGCGCGCGGCGCACGCGTCATCGGTACCGCGACCAGCGACAAGGGCGCGGAAGCGATCAGCGCCTATCTGGGCGATAACGGCAAGGGAATGGCGCTGAACGTGACCGATTCCGCCTCTATCGATAGCGTACTGGAGCGTGTACGCGCCGAGTTCGGCGAGATCGATATCCTGGTCAATAATGCCGGTATCACCCGCGACAATTTGCTGATGCGCATGAAGGATGACGAGTGGCAGGATATCCTGAACACCAACCTGACTTCCGTTTTCCGCCTGTCAAAAGCGGTAATGCGCGCTATGATGAAGAAGCGTTGCGGGCGTATCATCACCATCGGTTCGGTGGTGGGGACCATGGGGAACGCCGGGCAGGCTAACTATGCCGCTGCCAAGGCGGGCCTGATCGGGTTCAGCAAATCGCTGGCGCGCGAAGTCGCTTCACGCGGCATCACCGTCAACGTGGTCGCGCCGGGTTTCATTGAAACCGACATGACGCGCGCGCTCTCCGATGAGCAGCGCAGCGGCATTCTGGCCGAGGTTCCGGCCGGTCGTCTGGGCGATGCTAAAGAGATCGCTTACGCTGTCGCATTTTTGGCCTCTGATGAGGCGGCTTACATTACCGGTGAGACATTGCATGTCAATGGCGGCATGTACATGATCTAA